In Dermacentor variabilis isolate Ectoservices chromosome 1, ASM5094787v1, whole genome shotgun sequence, the genomic stretch CTTTTGTTACCGCTGTCGGGGCAGTATTCGTGTGTACGGTACTATAACATGCCTACAGATATCATTATTATGTCACTAGGTGACTGAGAAGTCTCAACTAGTAAAAAAAGACACTTCAAacaagtttgtgtattttgaagggtgaatgaagcagtacatgcccaCAATTATTGTACAGATCAGGCGAACTTAATGCTGTCAGTCGCTAAGTTTGCAACATGCAGAAATATAAATAGCCATCTATTTAATGGAATCGAAAGCTGAAATCGAGCGAATTTTTCCCATCGTGTTTGGCGTGCAGTTTAAAGCAGCGAGAACAAAGCTTCAGATAAATAATATTTATGCTAGACTACCATCGTATTGTAGTTGCGCAGAGTGCTGCTTACCGTGTTTCACACTCTACGCATATTGTCTGCGTTCGAAGATTTCAGctacattgaaaaaagaaacataagaagtGCTCGGTAAAGGTGTAGTGTCTGCAAGATGAGCTCTAGCTGCAATGTCTCATTCCTCTCATAACACGTTGGTGAGATGTACGTAGtctagattaaaaaaagaaaagaaaaaagaaaacgctacgCTAAGTTTCCTAGCACATATTGTCTGCCCTTGATATTTatgctgcacatttagtgttcagtTGTGGCAGTAAGGGCTTTAACAAAAGTGGCCTATTCATGGGAAAGCAAGGAACGTTATGTAGACAACAGTGCTTACAGGGACTTCTGCAAAGATTGTGCGAATACAAGGGCACTAAATACACATATAAGCAAGCCCAAATAATGGTCGCAGATCATTGGAAAACGCAATATACGGTTttatgctggaaaaaagaaaagtcggtTTCTATATTCAAACAAGTCAAAGAGGTTGCAAGATGGTAAATACTTCAATCGAGTAACAAAGttgaacaagggaagcctcagcctggagccaacgtttcaacaaggaaACGTATTTGTGAGGGCTATGTCGAAGACGAAGTTTCCACGCTGAGGGCCCTTGCGCGTCCACTGTTGATTTGCTGAATGTTAAGCCGACTTACTATTCTCAGAGTGTATTTAAATGCCTTTTTTGGAAACACGCTGTGCTCAGGTTTGTCATCTGCTATTTGAAGAGAAACAAGAATTGTTTTTAGTGATTTGTAACGTTTGTGAAATGTGAAGTAGGCCGGTTTGTGAGCTTTCCCTTTCTAGCAACTCCTATCTTGCAGTTCAAGGCTAGcctaattattaaattcatgcaAACTGTTCATGAACCATGTAAGAGTGACTGCCACAGACTCAGTTAACATGATGTGTCTTAGTGAACGGATAAGAGCGCGAACTGACGAGGACGAGCAAGCGACACACACATGCACCGCGACACACACGTGTCGCCTTCCCGTCCTCGTCATATTTCGCGCTGTTATCCGTTCAATATGAATCAGAACCAACTACACCAACAAGGCTCAACAAGAGGTGTCATTGCCTCGAAATTCTTTACATTTGCCTCGAGATTCTTTACATTTTCATTTAACAAATTATTGTTATGAGGAAGCATGTGATACTTGGTGGTACTGGCTGTCAGGGTGATTTGCAAAGAGCAAAGACAGTGTTTGTGAGAGAGCAAGTAGGAGCTTGTTGCTACCTTGTTTCTGTTCTGGTCGTCACGGTTTTAATGGCTAGAAAAGAAACAAGCCAGGACTCAACATGCTACTTCTCAGTTTGTAATAAAACGGCcggaaaagcaagtaagcttgCATGTCAAATTTTAGCACTCCTGCTCGGTATAACACACAAATTTAGTCAGTCTGCTGCTTTCAGGTATAGAGCTCACACCCCTCCCCTCCATCTGGTAAGGTTGCAAACGGTTCATGGTGAGGCACGGAGTtaagaggacctgttgtcattatcGTGACCGTTGAGCTACTCATGGCTCGGCATGGGCAGCTTGTAGACCAACAATCTTTATTTTGTCCGTCTGTCTGAAAAGAGGAATGAGGAAACcttgacaaacatgcaagcaaaaatggtgaaagaaaagttaggccaataaatgaacaaatcatgGTTTTAGGTGAAGTGTTAAGAAACATACCTTGTGAGGATTCTGGTCTTTGAGGTTACTTCCagtggtgacacattcactgttggcttgtacgtccagagacaatgGAGTCCCAAGGGGTGAACAAATATGAGCAACGTCTTGGAGGCtggggtcaaaaaaaaaaaagaaacctcgaTTACTATGGTGGACGCGTGGGTGACTTTTTGATTCATGTCTGACTAAGAGCATTGCACATAACGCTGCATGGCAGAAAATGGTGGGCCCGGCTGCTGTGCTTCAACACAGCACGTTAATCCGCTGATCTTCATGCAGGTGTCACTTCCCACGATCGTTCACATTCTGTTCCCTGCCCTGGCTACGGTTTTTCCAGATGCGCCCCAACCGCATCCTGCCTGGCACGTCGATCGACTACGATAGAACTGTCTTCTACCACCCCATGGATGCCAGCATCGCTTCCAGACCGTTGACACCGTTCTTGTGCCTGGCAGCGTcactgtttatttattcatttacctcacaggctcccgaaggagtattgcgtgaggggaggatgcagggaattagcaaaaaagaaaggagtaaaaagaaattatacattgttagcgagtaaacatgaaacaacaaatatctaacaatataaataacgcgataaatgaaacaaacgactgtgtgaagtaacaaaaaggagtaccaagaaattatacaaatggtagcAGGTGAAGGTGAAAGAACGAGTCTGTAATAGTGTTAAAGCAATtcaaaacaaacattcaaacaaaacaaaaagaaaaagctataCAACTTCGCTACAAGTACTTACTTAGGTGCGCAGTATGGTTTAGTTGTGAcgaattatggaaataatatgcataagcgtGCTTTGAAGGATACTGGGTCAAGAATGTCAACTATGTCGTTTGGTAGGTTATTCTAATGTTGAATGGCACGTGGTAACGCGGaagaattgaaagcatttgttCGGCCAAAGGTACGCTGGAAACTTAGATGATTATACAAGCGCCGAGATGTACGAGATGGACGAGTGAGCGGCAGAGTGGACGGGCGCGTGCTATGGATTATCTTGTGAAATAGACAAAGCAATCCTATGGTTCTTCGTGATTCAAAAGATGAGAGAGATAAAGATGACTTAATGCTAGTCACGCTAGAGTCGCGGTGATAATCTCTGACGATGAAGCGGGCGGCGCGGTTTTGGACCGATTCGAGAGACGCGATTAAGTAAGCTTGGCGAGGTGACCAAATAGGGGCTGCGAATTCCAGTTGTGGCCTTACAAAAGTCTGATAAGCGATTTGTCTGGTGAGGACAGGAGCATCACGAAAGTTGCGTTTAAGATagccgagcgtacgtgaagctttagcagttattttttcgatgtgcgcagaccatgacaggttaggtgtaaggAGAATGCCGAGGTTGGTGATGAGTTGGTGCGTGTGACGGGGTTCTTATCAAGTGAGTAATCGAAAGCGGCAAAtgtctttttgcgggtgaatgttatTGGTTTGCATTTATCAGTGTTTAGAGTCATTTGCCAAGAAGAGCACCAGTTAGTAATACCGTCAAGATCTCGTTGGAGAGCGACGTGATCGGAAGGTGAGCAGATTTCACGATAgatcacacaatcgtctgcgaacaagcGAATGGATGACGTTATTTCGGATGGCAGGCcgttaatatagatcagaaaaagtaatggtccgagtacgcttccttgtggtacaccagatgttacatcgCTGATACTGGAAATAAAGTTATCGACGACGGTGAATTGCTTACGGAATGACAAGAAATTTCTTATCCAAGATACTGTTAGGGAATCGATGTTTAAGCATGAGAGTTTAGCTATGAGACGGAAATTAGCAACGCGATCGAAAGTCTTAGCGAAGTCTATGAAAATGGAATCTGTTTGGTATGCCCTTATCCATGTTTAGGAAAACATCCGCAGTCAATTCGAATAGTTACGTTTCACATGAtagtccttttctaaaaccatgctgatgtttAAAGAAGAACTTGTTAGTTTCCACGTGATTTGCTACGTTTGaaaagattatgtgttctagtaacttACCGGGAACCGGCAGCATCCCTCGACTTGCCACCGGAATACCTATCGCCACAGACATCAATTCGCCCATCAGTTATAAAAGAGCAGGCGCGCACGGAGGCGTCTTGTGGGCCCGGCTGCTTTGCTTCAATACAGCACGCTAATCCGCCgatgttcttcatgcaggttagTAAATCATACAGTCTTTTTACAAAGCGTTCAAGTAATTACTTTCTACTGCAGCTGCCGGGCCCACATTGCTACCTTTCTATTGTTGTTCAGTGTTGCGATGTTATTCGCTCTTTATTGTTGCTGGCGGGTGACATCGAAACTAACCCTGGACCTGATAGTCAAGCCGTACTGAAAGAACTTGAGAGCCTAACCGCAGGTCAATTCCAACTGATCACCGAGATTCAAGGCCTCAGGTCTCAGTTACTAACAACTGACAAATCAATATCCGATCTAAGCGTGCGCATGACTAACCTGGAGACTCACTACCAAAACCTAGCCCCCTTGCGTTCTGATATAGAAGGCGGGAAGAGTGATGCTGCTCGCGCAGCACACACAATACAGAGGCTGAAAGCGCGTCTTGATGATGCCGAGAACCATTCTCGGCGCAACAATCAAATTTTTTAAGGTATTGATGAGCCTTCAGTGTTAAGAGTCGTTCGCGCAATCGGAGGATGTAGTCATTGACCACTGTCGCAAACATATGAGAAAATCACGCTTGACCGAAAAGAAATCGAGCGCGCGCACCGCTTGGGCAATCGTGCAGCTAATCGTAACCGCCCCATAATAGTGAAAGTCACCTTTCATAAAACAAAAGATCTTGTTCTTTCTAACGGCCGTAAATTTAAAGGAACGAACTTCAGCGTTGGCAAGGATTTTACACGTCCTGTTCAATTGGCCCGCAGACACCTTGTTTCATTCGCAAAAAGCAAATCGGCACCTTAGTCCCTGCACTTTAAAACTGTGTTCATGGGTAATAGGAGCTATGTTTTTGATGAACGCACACAGAGTGTGAAAGAATTGCAATATCAGCCAACTCGATGCGGGAAAGCCCCTTGCCCTACGGTATCGACACCGAGCTAACCTTTACTTTTCCGTAATCTTTTCAAACGCACGCAGCTTCCTCCCTAAACGCGATATTCTGTCTAACCTCGTGTTGTCGTCTAACAGTAATTTGCTGAtcataactgaaacctggctgacTGACGATATTACCGATACCGAGGTTCTTGCTGACTTGCCGAATTTCCGCCTTTACCGGAAAGACCGCGAAATCTCACGAGTCGGTAGCGTGCTAATCGCCGCACATCACCATTTATCGTGCGCTCTTGCAACCATTGAGACTGACTTTGAAATAACATGGCTAATCTGCCGCGCTTCACCGCAGACTGTTCTCTTGGGCGtttgttacagaccaccacaTAACACTCCTGATTTTTTGCATAAACTCAATAAAATCTTGAGCGAACTTAGTGAAAAACATCCTAACGCAGAGATCATGATTtttggtgactttaattttccGCAAATCAACTGGACTAACAATAGAGCTTTAATCATAGGCAATGAAGCTGCTAAAGAATTTGTTATAGTGTGTCTTAATTTCAGTCTAAATCAACTTGTGCTAGAGCCTACGCGGTTTACAAAAGACACATCTAATGTACTCGacctcaacccgccgtggttgctcagtggctatggtgttgggctgctgagcacgaggtcgcgggatcgaatcccggtcacggcggccgcatttcgatgggggcgaaatgcgaaaacacccgtgtgcttatatttaggcgcacgttaaagaaccccaggtagtcgaaatttccggagtcctccactacggcgtgcctcataatcagaaagtggttttggcacgtaaaacaccataatcgatcgatcgattgtaCTCGACCTTATACTAAGCAGCCATCCTGATAGTCTATCATCCATAACTTACCTCCGTGAGGTAAGTGATCATAAAGTAATCCATGCGACCTTCATCTTTCAACCTATGCGACAACAAAAATCCAACAAAACTATATGCCTATATGATAAAGGGAACTACGAAGCTATTAATTACGAGTTAGGCGACTTCTTTTCAACTTTCGAGACATTATTCCATATGCACTCGCCTCAAGAAAACTGGACACTATTTAAAAACAAAATTAATGAACTCGTAAACTAACATATACCAAGAATAACTATGTAAACCAATCAAAATAAGCCATGGTTCACAAGAGCtctaaagaagcttgaaaaccaaAAGAAACGTCGCTTCCGGCTAGCCACGCGTCTTGGAAGCACCCAGGCATGGTCAAAATACTACATGGCAGAGAACGCCTACCTGAGTGCCCTTCGCACTGCTAAAAAATCTTTTTTATAACGTCGGCCTACCCCAGCTACTTACTCAAAATCTTCGTCAGTTCTGG encodes the following:
- the LOC142564433 gene encoding uncharacterized protein LOC142564433 isoform X2, which codes for MAQSFPSVHKVSRLLQHEAILQDVAHICSPLGTPLSLDVQANSECVTTGSNLKDQNPHKTDGQNKDCWSTSCPCRAMSSSTVTIMTTGPLNSVPHHEPFATLPDGGEGCELYT
- the LOC142564433 gene encoding uncharacterized protein LOC142564433 isoform X1; translated protein: MAQSFPSVHKVSRLLQHEAMYSGGKSRDAAGSRLQDVAHICSPLGTPLSLDVQANSECVTTGSNLKDQNPHKTDGQNKDCWSTSCPCRAMSSSTVTIMTTGPLNSVPHHEPFATLPDGGEGCELYT